TTTCTTTCATTGAAGGGTAATGGTCTTTTTCCAAATCTTTTTCCGAATATGGTTGATGCAGAATCTCCCAGTAAGAAAATCAATATTGCAGCATTGGCGATGGCTATGTTAAATTTAAATAAGTAAAGTGTCAGTATAATTCCAATAAAGAAATAGACAAAACCGCGTTCATCATTTTTTCGTTTGCATTTCCTTAAAATAAAAGAAAAGAAGAATACTTTTCTATTTTCATCGATTCTAAAAATAGCTTCTACAATAATCACAATTGCTATACACGTGAGTATGGCAATGATGGGGCTTAAAAAAATATTTACAAAAACAATAAAAATACCTGATGCATGAATCAACTGTCTGAAATTTTCTTTTTCCATATCATCAGGCCGTAAAATTTTGTATCATGCTTAAATTAAGCCATGAATTTTTCTATTACTCCATAATATGATTCTTTGAGATTTTCAATATCTA
This window of the Methanobacterium veterum genome carries:
- a CDS encoding diacylglycerol/polyprenol kinase family protein, encoding MEKENFRQLIHASGIFIVFVNIFLSPIIAILTCIAIVIIVEAIFRIDENRKVFFFSFILRKCKRKNDERGFVYFFIGIILTLYLFKFNIAIANAAILIFLLGDSASTIFGKRFGKRPLPFNERKTVVGTSTFFIVALISALTQLPLIPALVGAVCGAITEAYSPIDDNIPIPVIAGIAMSLVVYLI